TCTCCCATTCATATTAATTTTTCTTGATTAAAGACAGTTCATTAATTCTTGAAACCAGATTATCCGCCATCACCCGATGCTCTGAGGCAATCGGGTGCCACATACAGCCCAGATGCTCCGTCATATAATAATGGGTATACACCTGCAGGATGCCTTGAGCGAATAGCTGAGATTCCATAGCGTGAATCGCCTCTCGATACCAATCTTTTGAAATCACAAGGATCGGAATTTCGCCGTATCTGCCACGCAGCTGCGAAATAAAGTCCACATAAGATTGAATCCAAACCCCGTAAAAGGTCGGCAGATCCGGCCATGGTTCATGCGGTTGAAGTGGGGTACTAAAGTCATTGCCGCCTAAATTAATCACGATTAAATCAGAGTGCTTATCTTCAAATTCCTCTCCGGCCGTAAATACCGAACCCGCTTTGTTCCAATAGTATGGCAGGTTATGATAAGGCTGATTTCCGTTCCAGTTTCGAACTAGTCCCAGGCCAGAATAAGCCACAATCGTTCGGCTGGCCCCTAATGCATCTGCTGCCAATGAGGCGTAAGACAGGCGGTTATTGGTCGTATTCGAAACCTCATCCAAGGTACATTCTCGCTTGTCGGACTCCACACCATATCCGACCGTAATGGAATCCCCGAAAAAGAGAAGATGCGGTTTATGCTCCCACCAACCTTGAATCATGCCGTCGGCTTCAAATCCATGTACCTGAAGCATGGCATCATAGCTTTCATTTCTTTTTACCAACTCGACACGCACATCACGTGGCTCAGTAAAACGCAACAGTTCATAATCATTCAGCCCGATCGTCGTAGTTAACTGACTTTCGACTACGTCATCCACCACGACATCAAACTGCGTTCCCCGACCATCCATCTTCACAGCCAGACGAGTCCCATTGAACTGAAATTTAATTTTAGACCCCGGCCAACTCAACTCGACATTGCCAGTATTCCAATCTTTGACCACCCGACCTTCATAATTAATCCGGTAATCCGTCGCAGACAGCGTCTCTGCATATAACTGCCCGCTCATTACCATTAAACATGCCGAAAACAGCACTTTTATCCATGACATAACCACCCCACAAAATGCAACAGAAAGCATAAAGAGATAAAAACTAGCAACCTTTTATTGCAGTAACAACGCCATCTGTAGTGAATTAACTCACTATGAACGAAGTATTTTGAGCCGCTCGGGGTGGGGCGCAAAAATACTGAAAACCAATAATGAAAGTACAGATATTTTGGATTCATATTCAGTTTCTGATGACGCCATTTATATCGGGGAATGAGGTGTGGAACTCGTACGGCGGAAGGGCGAACCGTAAATAACAAGTATAAAAAAACCAAGCATTTATGCTTGGGTTTAGTGCAAGTGGCGGAACGGCTGGGCCGGCACTCCGGCGAGACTCATTCGACCGTAGGGCGAAACATGATCTTCAGACGTAAAAAAGCCCAGTCTTTTAACTGGGCTTCTTAAAGAGTGGCGGAGCGGACGGGAATCGATGGTCCGGCATTCCGGCCCGCGAAAAAGTGCGTAGCACTTTCGGGAGCGTAAAATGTAAAAAAGCCCGAATCATTCGACTCGGGCTTAGTAAAAGTGGCGGAGCGGCTGGGCCGGCACTCCGGCGGGACTCGAACCCGCGAATGCCTACGGCAGCGTGACAGGCCGCTGCTTTCAAGGTAAATAGGCTAACCAACTGAACTACCGCTCTTGTACTGCACATACAAAAAATCCCCAGCATTGCTGCTAGGGACTTAATGATTGGCGGAGTGGACGGGACTCGAACCCGCGACCCCCGGCGTGACAGGCCGGTATTCTAACCAACTGAACTACCACTCCGCACTAAATTGGAAGCCTGGCGATGTCCTACTCTCACATGGGGAGGCCCCACACTACCATCGGCGCTGCTGCGTTTCACTGCTGAGTTCGGCATGGGATCAGGTGGGTCCGCAACGCTATGGTCGCCAAGCAAATTCGACGTGAAGGGATTCACTAATATCGCGATGCCATGGATGGCAAGGAGCGATGTGACCCTACACTAAATCTGGAAAAGTTAACTAGTTTCTCAAACACATCATTCAAGTGCTCGTGGAGTCCGTAAAACCCCTTGGGTGTTGTATGGTTAAGCCGCACGGGCAATTAGTACAGGTTAGCTCAACGCCTCACAGCGCTTACACACCCTGCCTATCAACGTCGTCGTCTACGACAACCCTTCAGAAGGCTTAAAGCCTTAGGGATGACTCATCTTGAGGCTCGCTTCCCGCTTAGATGCTTTCAGCGGTTATCGATTCCGAACTTAGCTACCGGGCAATGCGTCTGGCGACACAACCCGAACACCAGCGGTTCGTCCACTCCGGTCCTCTCGTACTAGGAGCAGCCCCTCTCAATCATCCAACGCCCACGGCAGATAGGGACCGAACTGTCTCACGACGTTCTAAACCCAGCTCGCGTACCACTTTAAATGGCGAACAGCCATACCCTTGGGACCGACTTCAGCCCCAGGATGTGATGAGCCGACATCGAGGTGCCAAACACCGCCGTCGATATGAACTCTTGGGCGGTATCAGCCTGTTATCCCCGGAGTACCTTTTATCCGTTGAGCGATGGCCCTTCCATTCAGAACCACCGGATCACTATGACCTGCTTTCGCACCTGCTCGAACCGTCATTCTCGCAGTCAAGCGGGCTTATGCCATTGCACTAACCTCACGATGTCCGACCGTGATTAGCCCACCTTCGTGCTCCTCCGTTACGCTTTGGGAGGAGACCGCCCCAGTCAAACTACCCACCAGGCACTGTCCGCACCCCCGATAAGGGGGCGACGTTAGAACATCAACACTACAAGGGTGGTATTTCAAGGACGGCTCCACAGATACTGGCGTACCTGCTTCGAAGCCTCCCACCTATCCTACACATGTAGGGTCAATGTTCAGTGCCAAGCTGTAGTAAAGGTTCACGGGGTCTTTCCGTCTAGCCGCGGGTACGCAGCATCTTCACTGCGATTTCAATTTCACTGAGTCTCGGGTGGAGACAGCGTGGCCATCATTACGCCAT
Above is a window of Photobacterium sp. TY1-4 DNA encoding:
- a CDS encoding SGNH/GDSL hydrolase family protein: MSWIKVLFSACLMVMSGQLYAETLSATDYRINYEGRVVKDWNTGNVELSWPGSKIKFQFNGTRLAVKMDGRGTQFDVVVDDVVESQLTTTIGLNDYELLRFTEPRDVRVELVKRNESYDAMLQVHGFEADGMIQGWWEHKPHLLFFGDSITVGYGVESDKRECTLDEVSNTTNNRLSYASLAADALGASRTIVAYSGLGLVRNWNGNQPYHNLPYYWNKAGSVFTAGEEFEDKHSDLIVINLGGNDFSTPLQPHEPWPDLPTFYGVWIQSYVDFISQLRGRYGEIPILVISKDWYREAIHAMESQLFAQGILQVYTHYYMTEHLGCMWHPIASEHRVMADNLVSRINELSLIKKN